A genome region from Yoonia vestfoldensis includes the following:
- the hemW gene encoding radical SAM family heme chaperone HemW, which produces MAEDWECGGFGLYIHWPFCQAKCPYCDFNSHVVAQIDHRAWEAAYLSEISRLGAETEGRVLRSVFFGGGTPSMMDPALVDAVLTRVRATWPMANDIEITLEANPTSVEADRFAGYRAAGVNRVSMGIQALNDPDLKALGRLHGRDEALRAFEIARGVFERVSFDLIYARQGQTLAAWEAELREALSLAVDHLSLYQLAIEDGTAFGDRYAAGKLRGLPDDDAAADMYALTQEICAAHGFAGYEVSNHARPGCESIHNQIYWRYGDYAGIGPGAHGRLTLDRRRYATEAGLAPLGWLAQVRKTGNGDLSRSLLDEAAQATERLLMGMRLTEGVLLERLDMAALSSKIKDLADMGMVEIAEDRLRATAAGRPVLNAVLRTLLAD; this is translated from the coding sequence TTGGCTGAGGATTGGGAATGCGGCGGCTTTGGCCTTTATATCCATTGGCCCTTCTGCCAGGCCAAATGCCCCTATTGCGATTTCAATTCACATGTCGTGGCACAGATCGACCACAGGGCATGGGAGGCTGCTTATCTTAGCGAAATCAGCCGGTTAGGTGCTGAGACCGAAGGCCGTGTGCTGCGGTCGGTGTTCTTTGGCGGCGGCACGCCCAGCATGATGGACCCCGCCCTTGTCGATGCGGTGCTGACGCGGGTGCGCGCGACATGGCCGATGGCCAATGATATTGAAATCACGCTGGAAGCGAACCCGACATCGGTCGAGGCGGACAGGTTCGCGGGCTATCGTGCGGCGGGTGTGAATCGCGTTTCTATGGGGATTCAGGCGCTGAATGATCCCGACCTCAAGGCGCTGGGGCGGCTGCATGGGCGCGACGAGGCGCTGCGCGCCTTCGAGATCGCACGGGGGGTTTTTGAGCGGGTGAGTTTTGATCTGATCTATGCGCGACAAGGCCAGACCCTGGCCGCCTGGGAGGCGGAATTGCGCGAGGCGCTAAGCCTCGCCGTGGATCACCTGTCGCTTTACCAGCTGGCAATCGAGGACGGGACCGCCTTTGGTGACCGCTATGCAGCGGGCAAGCTGCGGGGACTGCCCGATGACGATGCGGCAGCAGATATGTATGCGCTGACGCAAGAGATTTGCGCGGCACATGGTTTTGCAGGCTATGAGGTGTCAAACCATGCGCGACCGGGCTGCGAGAGCATCCATAACCAGATCTATTGGCGCTATGGCGATTATGCCGGGATCGGGCCGGGGGCGCATGGGCGGCTGACGCTGGACCGCCGCCGCTATGCGACCGAGGCCGGGCTGGCGCCGCTGGGCTGGCTGGCGCAGGTCCGCAAGACCGGCAATGGCGATCTGTCGCGCAGCCTGCTGGACGAGGCAGCGCAGGCGACAGAACGGCTGTTGATGGGGATGCGGTTGACCGAAGGCGTGTTGCTGGAACGGCTGGATATGGCGGCTTTATCAAGCAAGATCAAAGATTTAGCTGATATGGGCATGGTCGAGATAGCCGAGGATCGGCTGCGCGCGACGGCCGCCGGCCGGCCTGTTCTGAATGCTGTCCTGCGGACCTTGCTGGCGGATTAA
- the rph gene encoding ribonuclease PH, whose protein sequence is MRPSGRQINEMRKVTIETNVTMHAEGSCLIKCGNTHVLCTATIDERVPPFLKNSGLGWVTAEYGMLPRATNTRMRREAKEGQSGRTQEIQRLIGRSLRAGVDRVALGERQIIVDCDVIQADGGTRCASITGGWVALKLAVLKLMKTGQISSDPLVDPVAAISCGIYAGQEVLDLDYPEDSEAGVDGNFVMTGGRLVEVQMSAEGATFSRAQMDGLLGLAEKGVAELTALQLAAVR, encoded by the coding sequence ATGCGTCCATCTGGCCGTCAGATCAACGAAATGCGCAAGGTCACGATCGAGACCAATGTCACGATGCATGCGGAAGGGTCCTGCCTGATCAAATGCGGCAATACCCATGTGCTATGCACCGCCACGATCGACGAACGGGTGCCGCCGTTTCTGAAGAACTCGGGCCTTGGCTGGGTGACTGCGGAATATGGCATGCTGCCCCGCGCGACAAACACGCGGATGCGGCGCGAGGCCAAAGAAGGCCAATCCGGCCGCACGCAAGAGATTCAGCGCCTGATTGGCCGGTCGCTGCGTGCCGGTGTGGACCGTGTCGCGCTGGGTGAGCGGCAGATCATCGTGGATTGCGATGTGATCCAGGCGGATGGCGGGACGCGTTGCGCCTCGATTACCGGGGGTTGGGTGGCGCTGAAACTGGCGGTGCTGAAGCTGATGAAGACAGGCCAGATCAGCAGTGACCCGCTGGTGGACCCTGTCGCCGCGATCTCTTGTGGCATCTATGCTGGGCAGGAAGTGCTGGATCTGGATTATCCCGAAGACAGCGAAGCCGGCGTCGATGGCAATTTCGTCATGACAGGTGGCCGGCTGGTCGAGGTGCAGATGTCAGCCGAAGGCGCGACCTTCAGCCGCGCGCAGATGGACGGATTGCTGGGCCTTGCCGAAAAAGGCGTGGCAGAGCTGACCGCCTTGCAATTGGCCGCGGTGCGCTGA
- the rdgB gene encoding RdgB/HAM1 family non-canonical purine NTP pyrophosphatase — translation MRRFTGDHLLVATHNRGKLEEIADLLAPYGVKISANADHGLPEPEETETTFVGNARIKAHAAAQATGLPALSDDSGITIDGLGGAPGVYTADWAETPQGRDFIMAMERSWAELEAANAPYPRLAQFRCTLVLAWPDGHDEVFEGVMPGQIVWPMRGDQGHGYDPIFQPDGYDQTFGEMDRWEKNKISHRADAFRKLIAGCFG, via the coding sequence ATGCGCAGGTTCACGGGCGATCATCTGCTGGTGGCGACCCATAACAGGGGCAAGCTGGAAGAGATTGCCGATCTTCTGGCACCTTACGGCGTCAAGATCAGTGCCAACGCGGATCATGGCCTGCCCGAACCAGAAGAAACCGAGACGACATTCGTCGGCAATGCGCGGATCAAGGCGCATGCCGCAGCACAGGCAACCGGCCTGCCCGCCCTGTCCGATGACAGCGGGATCACGATTGACGGGTTGGGCGGCGCGCCGGGGGTCTATACGGCAGATTGGGCCGAAACACCGCAGGGGCGCGATTTTATCATGGCGATGGAACGGTCCTGGGCGGAACTGGAGGCCGCAAACGCCCCCTATCCGCGCCTGGCGCAGTTTCGCTGCACATTGGTGCTGGCCTGGCCCGACGGGCATGATGAAGTGTTCGAAGGCGTGATGCCGGGCCAGATCGTCTGGCCGATGCGCGGCGATCAGGGACATGGCTATGACCCGATCTTTCAACCAGATGGCTATGACCAGACTTTTGGGGAAATGGACCGCTGGGAAAAGAACAAGATCAGCCACCGGGCTGATGCTTTCCGCAAGCTGATCGCGGGCTGTTTTGGCTGA